The Planococcus liqunii genome includes a region encoding these proteins:
- the ald gene encoding alanine dehydrogenase produces MRIGVPKEVKNNENRVAMTPAGVVNLALYGHEVFIETEAGLGSGFTDEDYKAAGAQIVNTAEEAWAQEMIMKVKEPVSSEYGYFREGMILFTYLHLAPEPELTKAMLDSKVIGIAYETVQLPNNTLPLLTPMSEVAGKMSTQIGAQFLEKIHGGGGILLGGIPGVSRGKVTIVGGGVAGTNAAKVAVGMGASVTILDLNPDRLRQLDDLFGGDVQTLISNPFHIAESVKEADLVVGAVLIPGAKAPKLVTEEMIKSMKPGSVVVDIAIDQGGIFETSDRITTHDNPTYVKHDVVHYAVANMPGAVPRTSTIGLTNVTVPYAVQIANKGYEKAILENEALKKGVNTLKGYVTYKAVADDQGIEYKSVDELLA; encoded by the coding sequence ATGCGTATTGGGGTACCGAAAGAAGTTAAGAACAATGAAAACCGTGTAGCAATGACACCGGCAGGCGTAGTAAACTTGGCGCTTTATGGACACGAAGTGTTTATCGAAACAGAAGCAGGTCTTGGATCCGGCTTTACAGACGAAGATTACAAAGCAGCTGGAGCGCAAATCGTAAACACGGCTGAAGAAGCATGGGCACAGGAAATGATCATGAAAGTGAAAGAACCGGTTTCTTCGGAGTACGGTTATTTCCGTGAAGGCATGATTCTCTTTACCTATCTTCACTTGGCTCCAGAACCGGAATTGACAAAAGCGATGCTTGATTCCAAAGTAATTGGAATCGCTTACGAAACCGTTCAGCTTCCGAACAATACTTTGCCATTGCTTACACCAATGAGTGAAGTGGCGGGCAAAATGTCGACTCAAATTGGAGCACAGTTCCTTGAAAAAATCCACGGCGGCGGCGGCATTCTGCTTGGCGGAATTCCTGGCGTTTCACGCGGCAAAGTAACCATTGTCGGCGGCGGCGTTGCCGGAACCAATGCAGCGAAAGTGGCAGTCGGTATGGGAGCAAGCGTCACAATTCTGGACTTAAACCCGGATCGCCTGCGCCAGCTGGATGACTTGTTCGGCGGTGATGTGCAGACATTGATCTCTAATCCATTCCACATTGCTGAATCTGTAAAAGAAGCGGATTTGGTCGTTGGAGCTGTATTGATTCCAGGCGCAAAAGCTCCAAAATTGGTAACAGAAGAAATGATCAAATCGATGAAACCTGGTTCTGTGGTTGTGGATATTGCAATCGACCAAGGCGGCATTTTCGAAACAAGCGACCGCATCACGACTCACGACAACCCGACTTATGTAAAACATGACGTGGTTCACTATGCTGTGGCAAATATGCCAGGGGCTGTTCCACGGACTTCAACAATCGGTTTGACGAACGTTACTGTTCCTTATGCAGTACAAATCGCCAACAAAGGCTACGAAAAAGCGATTCTTGAAAACGAAGCGCTGAAAAAAGGCGTTAACACGCTGAAAGGCTATGTAACGTATAAAGCCGTTGCGGACGACCAAGGCATCGAATACAAATCAGTCGACGAATTGTTGGCATAA
- the queE gene encoding 7-carboxy-7-deazaguanine synthase QueE, with product MRIPVMEVFGPTIQGEGMVMGQKTMFVRTAGCDYSCSWCDSKFTWDGTGKSVSKKPEDIIGELKAIGGQAFSHVTISGGNPALHKGIAELVALCQENGWKVGVETQGSIWQDWMPAIDDITISPKPPSSGMKTDFGKLDFFMDKLAGANASLKVVIFDEEDFKYAEDLHLRYPAVPFYLQTGNSDTATTDDTGLTATLLERYEWLIDQAVRSSIMNNAKVLPQLHTLVWGNKRGV from the coding sequence ATGAGAATACCGGTTATGGAAGTATTCGGTCCGACCATCCAAGGCGAAGGCATGGTCATGGGGCAAAAAACGATGTTTGTCCGGACCGCCGGCTGTGATTACTCCTGTTCGTGGTGTGATTCCAAATTCACATGGGATGGCACCGGCAAAAGCGTCTCTAAAAAGCCTGAAGATATCATTGGGGAACTTAAAGCGATCGGCGGCCAAGCCTTTTCCCATGTGACCATATCCGGCGGCAACCCTGCATTGCACAAAGGCATTGCCGAGCTGGTGGCTCTATGCCAGGAAAACGGCTGGAAAGTCGGCGTGGAAACGCAAGGATCGATTTGGCAGGACTGGATGCCGGCAATCGACGACATCACCATTTCACCGAAACCGCCAAGTTCCGGCATGAAGACAGATTTCGGCAAACTGGATTTTTTCATGGACAAGCTTGCGGGTGCCAATGCCAGCCTGAAAGTGGTCATTTTTGATGAAGAGGATTTCAAGTATGCCGAAGACCTCCATCTGCGCTACCCAGCTGTCCCGTTCTATTTACAGACCGGCAACAGCGACACGGCCACAACGGACGACACAGGCCTCACAGCCACCCTTTTAGAGCGCTATGAATGGCTCATCGATCAAGCCGTCCGCTCATCAATTATGAACAATGCCAAAGTCTTGCCACAGCTCCATACCTTGGTGTGGGGCAATAAACGCGGCGTATAA
- the queC gene encoding 7-cyano-7-deazaguanine synthase QueC, producing MKNEKAVVVFSGGQDSTTCLFWALKNFKEIATVTFDYGQRHSAEIECARKIAEELGVSFKVLDMTLINQLSANALTRDDIEVTATEGELPSTFVPGRNHLFLSFAAVYADAIGARHLITGVSETDFSGYPDCRDTFIKSLNVTLNLAMDKQFVIHTPLMWLDKSEVWELSDQLDALDFVQEKTLTCYNGIPSSGCGECPSCILRNEGLSAYKAKKAAGAHL from the coding sequence TTGAAAAACGAAAAAGCGGTTGTCGTGTTCAGCGGCGGCCAAGACAGCACCACTTGCCTTTTTTGGGCATTGAAGAATTTTAAAGAAATAGCTACCGTGACTTTCGATTATGGACAGCGCCATTCAGCGGAAATCGAATGCGCCCGCAAAATTGCGGAAGAGCTCGGCGTCTCTTTCAAAGTGCTTGATATGACCTTGATCAACCAACTGTCAGCCAATGCGCTGACGCGGGACGACATCGAAGTAACAGCAACCGAAGGCGAATTGCCCTCTACGTTTGTGCCCGGCAGAAACCACTTGTTTTTATCTTTTGCAGCGGTTTATGCTGATGCCATTGGGGCCCGGCATTTGATAACAGGCGTCAGCGAGACCGATTTCAGCGGCTATCCCGATTGCCGGGATACATTCATCAAATCGCTCAATGTCACGTTGAACCTGGCTATGGACAAGCAATTTGTCATCCACACACCTTTAATGTGGCTCGATAAATCCGAAGTATGGGAACTGTCGGACCAATTGGATGCACTCGACTTTGTCCAGGAGAAAACCCTGACCTGCTACAACGGCATTCCAAGTTCCGGTTGCGGTGAATGCCCATCCTGCATCCTGCGAAACGAAGGGCTCAGCGCGTACAAAGCGAAAAAAGCTGCAGGTGCTCATTTATGA
- a CDS encoding GNAT family N-acetyltransferase — protein MHIIRADLGHAKGIAQVHIDSWKTTYSGIVPQDYLNQLDYESREQQWRKNLSASQVFVAVTSGNQVAGFSTGGKERTGNFGDAVGEVYAIYILKEYQGRGLGKHLLKPIIDDLQQQDIDELIVLALEDNPACGFYKSLGGKAISRLEIEIAGTQLGETVFHWKSLKDIRL, from the coding sequence ATGCATATTATACGAGCGGATCTAGGTCATGCGAAAGGGATTGCCCAAGTTCATATAGACAGTTGGAAAACCACTTATAGCGGCATTGTCCCCCAGGATTATTTGAATCAGTTGGACTACGAGAGCCGGGAACAGCAATGGCGGAAAAATCTTTCTGCCAGCCAGGTATTTGTTGCGGTGACCAGCGGCAATCAAGTAGCCGGTTTTTCGACAGGCGGCAAAGAACGGACAGGGAATTTTGGGGATGCTGTCGGTGAAGTGTATGCCATCTATATTTTAAAAGAATATCAGGGACGCGGTTTAGGCAAGCACTTGTTAAAGCCCATTATCGACGATTTGCAGCAGCAGGACATTGATGAACTCATTGTCCTGGCGCTGGAAGACAATCCAGCATGCGGCTTTTACAAGAGCTTGGGCGGAAAAGCAATCAGCCGGCTGGAAATCGAAATTGCCGGCACGCAGCTGGGCGAAACGGTATTTCATTGGAAATCCTTGAAGGATATTCGCCTGTAA
- a CDS encoding YtpI family protein, whose product MLVFVGLIIVSFVFYFYYKTKQFRAVLPIRKKWYAAVAAFSLGSFIFFFGINFLFVYQSLVTYIVSGIFIILGAMMMFSNYKAAKHYHKFVAEEARLNQ is encoded by the coding sequence ATGTTAGTATTTGTTGGTTTAATCATTGTATCATTTGTTTTTTATTTTTATTATAAAACAAAACAATTCCGTGCGGTTTTGCCGATCCGCAAAAAATGGTATGCCGCTGTTGCAGCATTTTCACTCGGAAGTTTCATCTTCTTTTTCGGCATCAACTTTCTTTTCGTTTACCAGTCACTTGTGACTTATATCGTTTCCGGCATTTTCATTATCCTGGGCGCTATGATGATGTTCTCTAATTACAAAGCCGCTAAGCACTACCACAAATTCGTGGCAGAAGAAGCTCGGCTGAACCAGTAA
- a CDS encoding M1 family metallopeptidase, whose product MNRNTANKRTMWIVVALVAVLIAAAIIYFLLRDTGHEKGATEMGASADYKLDVQMDDQNRFRITADINVLNESDETFKDLGFYLIPNAINPDEMPELAQASAEVAVESVKRGDEELSYGLDNNKLLVELETGLEPESTEEITVAYTMKLPENGMRLSQDGDNYFLAQWYPMLAQYDKGWDIQDFDMNGESYHSGFGDFEVSYKLPKEYLVASSAAEGDIRPSSSGTVKGERIKDFYLAFLNTEEWLYESVEVNESVLRLFMPMDQEFMDENIVKAKAAYAFFEERIGDNPFPELDIIANDGYMEYPNVIEVASTWDALDEVLVHEIGHQWFYYIVGNDSYEDAWLDESITEFATSIFLSDYYEDEDYGFRSAQMAADAYRQEKYANLPLSEYNEGEYVSTVYGEAPLVLRNFFAERGGSDEALEFLAAYYDEYQFKYVNTPTFKDFFTSYYGEEQREFLDSWLQ is encoded by the coding sequence ATGAACCGCAACACGGCAAATAAAAGAACGATGTGGATTGTGGTTGCACTGGTTGCGGTCTTGATTGCTGCAGCCATTATTTATTTCTTGCTGCGTGACACTGGCCATGAAAAAGGTGCGACCGAAATGGGCGCAAGCGCGGATTACAAATTGGATGTGCAAATGGATGATCAAAACCGGTTCCGGATTACGGCAGACATCAACGTACTGAACGAGTCCGATGAAACCTTTAAAGATCTGGGTTTTTATTTGATACCGAATGCCATCAATCCGGACGAGATGCCGGAATTGGCGCAAGCGTCTGCTGAAGTCGCTGTCGAATCAGTAAAGCGCGGAGATGAAGAATTGTCTTATGGCCTGGACAACAACAAATTGCTGGTAGAGCTGGAAACGGGATTGGAACCGGAAAGTACGGAAGAAATAACGGTTGCTTATACCATGAAACTGCCGGAAAACGGTATGCGATTGTCGCAGGACGGGGACAATTATTTTTTGGCGCAGTGGTACCCGATGCTTGCCCAATATGATAAGGGATGGGACATTCAGGATTTTGATATGAACGGGGAGAGCTACCACAGCGGATTTGGAGATTTTGAAGTGAGCTATAAGCTGCCGAAAGAATACTTGGTGGCCAGTTCGGCCGCTGAAGGGGATATTCGGCCATCTTCATCCGGTACAGTGAAAGGCGAGCGGATCAAAGATTTTTACTTGGCTTTTTTGAATACAGAAGAATGGCTCTATGAGTCGGTAGAAGTAAATGAGTCGGTCCTGCGGCTCTTTATGCCGATGGACCAGGAGTTTATGGATGAAAATATTGTAAAGGCAAAAGCAGCTTACGCATTTTTTGAAGAACGGATTGGGGACAACCCGTTTCCGGAACTCGATATCATTGCCAATGACGGCTATATGGAATACCCGAACGTGATTGAAGTGGCCAGTACATGGGATGCGCTGGATGAAGTGCTGGTCCATGAGATTGGACATCAATGGTTTTATTATATTGTGGGAAATGATTCATACGAAGATGCTTGGCTTGATGAAAGCATCACCGAGTTTGCCACTTCCATTTTCCTTTCGGACTATTACGAGGATGAAGATTACGGATTCAGATCGGCACAAATGGCAGCAGATGCTTACCGCCAAGAGAAGTATGCGAATCTGCCATTAAGTGAATACAACGAAGGTGAATACGTATCGACCGTTTACGGGGAAGCGCCGCTCGTGCTGCGGAATTTCTTCGCAGAACGCGGTGGCAGTGACGAAGCGCTGGAATTTTTAGCGGCTTATTATGACGAGTATCAATTCAAGTACGTCAATACGCCGACCTTTAAAGATTTTTTCACTTCTTATTACGGTGAAGAACAACGTGAATTTTTGGACAGTTGGCTTCAGTGA
- a CDS encoding DHH family phosphoesterase: MNSQIIDTIKQYETIVIHRHVRPDPDAYGSQLGLKYLLQHNYPEKRILAAGEHDYTLDFMDFPDVIQDADFKGALVIVTDTANTERVDDQRYASGAKIIKIDHHPNDDAYGDVLLVDTNASSASELVYELFTYGRDHENWTMPDSAARLLYAGIIGDTGRFLFPSTTQKTFAVAGELIKFNFDRNELHNGMYEMDRNLLHLQGYIYQNFVMDESGAAYVKITLDVLKDFEVTATETSLLVGSLGNVKGLKAWVIFIEEETEIRVRLRSKGPIINGLAKEFGGGGHPMASGATAYSWEEADRVIERLIEICAS, encoded by the coding sequence ATGAACAGTCAAATCATCGACACAATTAAACAGTATGAAACCATTGTGATCCATCGCCACGTGCGTCCGGACCCGGATGCTTATGGCTCTCAGCTCGGCCTCAAATATCTGCTGCAGCACAATTATCCGGAGAAGCGGATCCTGGCAGCAGGGGAACATGATTATACGCTTGATTTTATGGATTTTCCGGACGTAATCCAGGACGCTGATTTTAAAGGCGCTCTTGTCATCGTCACCGATACCGCCAACACGGAACGCGTCGATGATCAGCGCTATGCAAGCGGCGCTAAAATCATTAAAATCGACCATCATCCGAATGATGATGCATACGGAGATGTTTTATTGGTGGATACCAATGCCAGTTCCGCATCGGAATTGGTGTATGAATTGTTTACATATGGACGGGACCATGAGAATTGGACAATGCCTGATTCAGCTGCACGGCTTTTATATGCTGGAATTATTGGAGACACCGGACGATTCCTGTTTCCAAGCACAACGCAAAAAACCTTTGCCGTGGCAGGCGAATTGATCAAATTCAATTTTGACCGCAACGAACTTCACAACGGCATGTATGAAATGGACCGTAATTTGCTTCATCTGCAAGGCTATATTTATCAGAACTTTGTGATGGATGAAAGCGGTGCTGCCTACGTGAAGATTACACTCGATGTCTTGAAGGATTTCGAAGTGACTGCCACTGAAACTTCGTTGCTTGTTGGATCGCTCGGCAATGTAAAAGGCTTAAAAGCATGGGTAATTTTTATAGAAGAAGAAACCGAAATCCGCGTTCGCCTCCGCTCTAAAGGCCCCATCATCAATGGATTGGCAAAAGAATTTGGAGGCGGAGGCCATCCGATGGCCTCAGGTGCTACAGCGTATTCTTGGGAAGAAGCAGACCGCGTAATTGAGCGGCTGATTGAAATTTGCGCATCTTAA
- a CDS encoding M24 family metallopeptidase: protein MNKIQQLKAHLTEFDVDAAFITNPDNVFYASGFKSDPHERLLGVMVFKDAEPFLICPQMEIPDAKSAGWNGDIVGHVDTEDAMQVLHRTAAERNSNVRRIAIEKSHMTVDRFEALNRLFGNPEFVALDEKINAMRVIKDEAELQILREAAELADYAIEIGAKTLREGITEIEVLTEIELALKKRGVTHMSFDTTVLSGPKAASPHGKTGDRKIQKGDLVLFDLGVVHKGYCSDITRTLAFGEPNEEQKAVYDIVLRAELAAVNAVKPGITAAELDQASRQVIEDAGYGEYFTHRLGHGLGISVHEFPSLHGSNQMAMEAGMVFTIEPGVYVPGKVGVRIEDDVAVTENGVEVLTKFPKELQIISN, encoded by the coding sequence ATGAATAAAATACAGCAATTAAAAGCTCACTTAACCGAATTCGATGTTGATGCAGCATTTATCACCAACCCCGACAACGTTTTTTACGCCAGCGGATTTAAAAGCGATCCACACGAGCGCCTTCTTGGTGTTATGGTCTTTAAAGACGCAGAACCGTTTCTGATTTGCCCGCAGATGGAAATTCCGGATGCGAAAAGCGCCGGCTGGAACGGCGACATTGTCGGCCATGTCGATACAGAAGACGCGATGCAGGTCTTGCACCGCACTGCTGCCGAACGGAACAGCAATGTCCGCCGGATTGCCATCGAAAAATCACATATGACGGTAGACCGCTTTGAAGCCTTGAACCGGCTGTTCGGCAATCCCGAATTTGTGGCATTGGATGAAAAAATCAATGCCATGCGCGTCATCAAAGACGAGGCGGAACTTCAAATTTTAAGAGAAGCAGCCGAACTTGCGGATTATGCGATTGAAATCGGAGCCAAAACCTTGCGTGAAGGCATCACCGAAATCGAAGTATTGACGGAAATTGAGTTGGCGCTGAAAAAACGCGGCGTTACACATATGTCGTTCGATACCACTGTCCTTAGCGGGCCGAAAGCGGCTTCTCCGCACGGCAAAACAGGCGACCGGAAAATCCAGAAAGGCGATTTGGTGCTGTTTGACCTCGGCGTTGTCCATAAAGGCTATTGCTCGGACATTACGCGTACACTGGCATTCGGCGAACCGAACGAGGAGCAAAAAGCCGTATATGACATCGTCCTCCGCGCTGAGCTTGCTGCTGTAAATGCCGTGAAACCGGGCATTACTGCTGCAGAACTCGACCAAGCTTCACGCCAAGTAATCGAAGATGCCGGCTACGGCGAATATTTCACTCATCGCCTGGGCCACGGCCTCGGCATTTCGGTTCATGAATTCCCATCCCTTCACGGATCCAATCAAATGGCCATGGAAGCTGGAATGGTGTTTACCATTGAACCAGGCGTTTACGTGCCAGGAAAAGTCGGCGTCCGCATCGAAGACGATGTTGCTGTTACGGAAAACGGCGTGGAAGTATTGACGAAATTCCCCAAAGAACTTCAAATCATTTCAAATTAA
- a CDS encoding metal-dependent hydrolase, producing the protein MQVSYHGHSVVKIQTGNKTILIDPFISGNSLTDLTASEEKPDVILLTHAHNDHVGDTIDLAKTNDAQVVAPVELANYLGSQGLNTIGMNLGGSHEFDFGTVKYTKAFHSSSFTTEEGDVIYGGMPAGLLIKAEGKTVYHAGDTEVFGDMAIIGERNAIDVAFVPIGDFFTMGPEDAAYAVELLKPKTVVPIHYNTFPPIKQDPEKFKALVKNAEVNILQAGGTIDL; encoded by the coding sequence ATGCAAGTATCATATCACGGCCATTCGGTTGTAAAAATCCAAACAGGAAACAAAACCATTTTGATTGATCCATTCATCAGCGGGAACAGTTTGACGGACTTGACGGCCAGCGAAGAAAAGCCGGACGTTATCTTGCTGACGCACGCACACAACGATCATGTGGGCGATACGATCGACTTGGCAAAAACCAATGATGCCCAGGTTGTGGCGCCGGTGGAACTCGCAAACTATTTGGGAAGCCAGGGGTTGAATACAATCGGCATGAATCTCGGCGGCTCTCATGAATTCGATTTTGGAACAGTGAAATACACCAAAGCTTTCCACAGTTCTTCTTTTACGACAGAAGAAGGAGACGTCATTTACGGAGGCATGCCGGCAGGGCTTTTAATTAAAGCGGAAGGCAAGACGGTTTACCATGCCGGAGACACGGAAGTGTTTGGCGATATGGCAATTATCGGCGAACGCAATGCGATTGATGTAGCTTTTGTGCCGATCGGCGATTTTTTTACAATGGGGCCGGAAGACGCTGCCTATGCAGTCGAGCTGTTAAAGCCGAAAACCGTTGTGCCGATCCATTACAATACATTCCCGCCGATCAAACAAGATCCGGAAAAGTTCAAGGCATTGGTAAAAAATGCAGAAGTGAATATCTTGCAGGCCGGCGGAACGATCGACTTGTAA
- a CDS encoding DRTGG domain-containing protein: MATKHEQILEYIETLPVGEKISVRRIAKDLQVSEGTAYRAIKEAETQRLVSTIERVGTIRIERKKKENIERLTYAEIVNIVDGQVLGGKAGLHKSLTKFVIGAMQLEDMMRYTEAGNLLIVGNRFKAHEYALQAGAAVLVTGGFDASDTVKRLADEYELPVISTSYDTFTVATMINRAIYDQLIKKEILLIEDILIPYEKTHLLHEKDPISRYRELNKETTHGGFPVIDDSGKLVGIITSRDVIGHSDEETIEKVMTKDPITVSLQTSVAAAGHRMIWEGIDLLPVSDDHGKLKGVISRQDVLKAIQTAQRQPQQGETIDDIIKSQLRIPQADKLTLEFKVTPQMTNAYGSVSYGAYTTILVEAATAALKTKNRRESALENMTIYYLNPVQLDSTLHIKPLILHISRKSAKVDVEVLSDHKIVGKALLTFQLLDR; this comes from the coding sequence ATGGCAACGAAACATGAACAGATTTTAGAATATATTGAGACGCTGCCGGTCGGAGAGAAAATTTCGGTGAGGCGGATCGCAAAAGATCTGCAGGTCAGCGAAGGAACGGCCTACCGGGCGATCAAGGAAGCAGAAACCCAGCGGCTCGTATCGACAATTGAGCGCGTCGGCACAATCCGCATCGAACGGAAAAAGAAAGAAAACATCGAGCGGCTGACTTATGCGGAAATCGTCAACATCGTCGACGGACAGGTGTTGGGCGGAAAAGCGGGACTGCACAAATCGCTGACCAAATTCGTCATTGGCGCTATGCAGCTGGAAGACATGATGCGCTATACCGAAGCCGGAAATCTTTTGATTGTCGGCAACCGTTTCAAGGCACACGAATACGCACTGCAGGCAGGCGCAGCTGTCCTCGTAACGGGCGGATTTGATGCGTCGGACACAGTCAAGCGGCTGGCGGATGAGTACGAACTGCCGGTAATTTCAACAAGCTACGATACGTTTACAGTAGCGACGATGATCAACCGGGCCATCTACGACCAATTGATAAAAAAAGAAATCCTGCTCATAGAAGATATTTTGATTCCTTACGAAAAAACGCATTTGCTGCACGAAAAAGACCCGATCAGCCGTTACCGTGAACTGAACAAGGAAACGACGCATGGCGGGTTTCCGGTAATCGATGACAGCGGAAAACTGGTCGGCATCATTACATCCCGTGATGTAATCGGCCATTCAGATGAAGAGACAATTGAAAAAGTGATGACAAAAGACCCTATTACCGTATCGCTTCAAACCAGTGTCGCCGCTGCTGGGCACCGGATGATTTGGGAAGGCATAGATTTGCTGCCGGTTTCGGATGACCACGGGAAACTGAAAGGGGTCATCAGCCGGCAAGATGTGCTGAAAGCCATTCAAACAGCGCAGCGGCAGCCCCAGCAAGGGGAGACCATTGACGACATCATCAAAAGCCAGCTGCGCATCCCGCAAGCGGACAAGCTGACATTGGAATTTAAAGTCACGCCGCAAATGACCAATGCCTATGGGTCGGTCTCCTACGGAGCGTACACCACCATTTTGGTGGAAGCGGCAACAGCGGCATTAAAAACCAAGAACCGAAGAGAAAGTGCGTTGGAAAACATGACGATCTACTACTTGAACCCGGTCCAGCTGGATTCCACGCTCCATATCAAACCGCTAATCTTGCACATCAGCCGCAAGTCCGCCAAAGTGGATGTCGAAGTGCTGTCTGACCACAAGATTGTAGGGAAAGCGTTGCTGACTTTCCAATTGCTAGACCGGTAA
- the queD gene encoding 6-carboxytetrahydropterin synthase QueD: protein MMQQFYPSIPHEFRFELNKDMHFSAAHFIPSEDAGKCQEMHGHTYFINLTICGNELDTTGFLIDFKLLKNLIHKKYDHSVLNHHPEFEAQFPTTELLAQQIWQMVENLLQSTANQPHCLQVIVRETPTSYVVYRPSKEDFQ, encoded by the coding sequence ATGATGCAGCAATTCTATCCTTCTATCCCGCACGAATTTCGATTCGAATTGAACAAAGACATGCATTTTTCAGCAGCCCATTTCATTCCTAGCGAAGACGCAGGAAAATGCCAGGAAATGCATGGCCACACGTATTTCATCAATCTCACGATTTGTGGAAACGAACTCGACACCACTGGTTTTCTAATAGATTTTAAACTACTGAAAAATTTAATCCATAAAAAATACGATCATTCGGTATTGAATCACCATCCTGAATTTGAAGCACAGTTTCCGACGACAGAACTCCTGGCCCAACAAATCTGGCAAATGGTTGAGAACCTTCTTCAATCCACTGCCAACCAGCCGCATTGCCTGCAAGTAATTGTCCGGGAAACGCCGACGAGCTATGTCGTATACCGTCCCTCCAAGGAGGACTTCCAATGA